The Microbacterium sp. LWH7-1.2 genome window below encodes:
- the trxA gene encoding thioredoxin yields MTAKATTSATFEQDVLQAEGPVLVDFWAEWCGPCRMVSPVLDQIQSEHPDKITILKLNVDENPDLAMKYQITSIPAMKVFNKGAVETTIIGAKPKFALEQDLAAYIG; encoded by the coding sequence ATGACCGCCAAGGCGACGACTTCCGCCACGTTCGAGCAGGACGTGCTCCAGGCCGAGGGTCCGGTGCTCGTGGACTTCTGGGCGGAGTGGTGCGGCCCGTGTCGCATGGTCTCGCCCGTCCTCGACCAGATCCAGTCGGAGCACCCCGACAAGATCACGATCCTCAAGCTCAACGTGGACGAGAACCCCGACCTCGCGATGAAGTACCAGATCACCTCGATCCCCGCGATGAAGGTGTTCAACAAGGGCGCCGTCGAGACGACGATCATCGGCGCGAAGCCGAAGTTCGCCCTCGAGCAGGATCTCGCTGCCTACATCGGCTGA
- the trxB gene encoding thioredoxin-disulfide reductase: MRQVIIIGSGPAGYTAAIYAARANLSPLVVASSVEAGGELMNTTEVENFPGFPEAIMGPDLMAKMQEQAERFGAEVLYDDVVSLDIDGPVKKVTLGSGASHEADALVFATGSAPRKIGIEGEARLSGRGVSYCATCDGFFFREREIAVVGGGDSAMEEATFLTKFASKVHIIHRRDELRASKIMQERAFKNEKIEFVWNSEVVDILGDDAVTGVVLEDTVDGSRRELALDGVFVAIGNDPRTHLVHDKLELTPEGTVWVDGRSSRTSVPGVFAAGDVIDPTYRQAVTAAGSGTVAALDVEHFLAALGEAGAPTPDAAEIDGLPGAEPVAKVEAA, translated from the coding sequence GTGCGTCAGGTCATCATCATCGGTTCGGGTCCCGCGGGTTACACGGCGGCCATCTATGCCGCGCGCGCCAACCTGAGCCCGCTCGTCGTGGCGAGCTCGGTCGAGGCCGGCGGCGAGCTGATGAACACCACCGAGGTCGAGAACTTCCCCGGGTTCCCCGAGGCGATCATGGGTCCGGACCTCATGGCGAAGATGCAGGAGCAGGCCGAGCGGTTCGGTGCCGAGGTGCTGTACGACGACGTCGTCTCGCTCGACATCGACGGCCCCGTGAAGAAGGTCACCCTCGGCAGCGGCGCCTCGCACGAGGCGGACGCGCTGGTGTTCGCCACCGGCTCCGCGCCCCGCAAGATCGGCATCGAGGGCGAGGCGCGCCTCTCCGGTCGCGGCGTCTCGTACTGCGCGACGTGTGACGGGTTCTTCTTCCGTGAGCGCGAGATCGCGGTCGTCGGCGGCGGCGACTCCGCGATGGAGGAGGCGACGTTCCTCACCAAGTTCGCGTCGAAGGTGCACATCATCCACCGCCGCGACGAGCTGCGCGCCTCGAAGATCATGCAGGAGCGCGCGTTCAAGAACGAGAAGATCGAGTTCGTGTGGAACAGCGAGGTCGTCGACATCCTCGGCGACGACGCGGTCACCGGCGTCGTCCTGGAGGACACCGTCGACGGCTCGCGCCGCGAGCTGGCGCTGGACGGCGTGTTCGTCGCGATCGGCAACGACCCCCGCACGCACCTCGTGCACGACAAGCTCGAGCTCACCCCCGAAGGCACCGTCTGGGTCGACGGCCGCTCGTCGCGCACGTCGGTGCCCGGCGTGTTCGCCGCCGGCGACGTCATCGACCCCACCTACCGTCAGGCGGTCACGGCCGCCGGCAGCGGCACCGTGGCGGCTCTCGACGTCGAGCACTTCCTCGCCGCCCTCGGCGAGGCGGGCGCCCCAACCCCGGACGCCGCCGAGATCGACGGGCTTCCCGGTGCGGAGCCGGTCGCCAAGGTCGAGGCCGCCTAG
- a CDS encoding tryptophan synthase subunit alpha gives MANDEQTPRRRASLELLRAEAADELSVLVHERLRAGEDPWEFMDDLPSVDELVVYLLRAENIAADGGSRPNANRHYRVLRQIALDYPPLTRAVWSLLGDANTHRRWDPTVRAEAS, from the coding sequence ATGGCGAACGACGAGCAGACCCCGCGGCGACGTGCGAGCCTCGAGCTGCTCCGTGCCGAAGCCGCCGACGAGCTCTCGGTGCTGGTGCACGAGCGCCTTCGTGCCGGCGAGGATCCGTGGGAGTTCATGGACGATCTGCCGTCCGTCGACGAACTCGTCGTCTACCTGCTCCGCGCCGAGAACATCGCGGCAGACGGCGGGTCGCGTCCGAACGCCAACCGCCATTACCGGGTGCTGAGGCAGATCGCCCTCGACTATCCCCCGCTCACCCGTGCCGTGTGGTCGCTGCTCGGCGACGCCAACACGCACCGCCGGTGGGATCCGACGGTGCGTGCCGAAGCGAGCTGA
- the murJ gene encoding murein biosynthesis integral membrane protein MurJ, producing the protein MSGIGRASALIGAGTIVSRLTGFLRGIVLVAVVGSVGSRAGDAFGTANQLPNNIYAIISTGLLTAVIVPQIVRAASHEDRGRSFISKVFTLGTVVLLAATALATLAAPWLVQLYAPGYTTEQLALTTTFAYWCLPQILFYGFYALVGEALNARRIYGPFTWAPIVNNVVSIGGFLAFLALFGGPITTAADWTPAMIAILAGTATFGIVVQAVMLLFFWRRTGLHVRPDFRWRGVGLGQIGRLAGWTFLMVVAGQLAGLLQSRVLSDASGAGPAAAASGYAWLLFMLPYSIIVLSIGTPYFTQLSEHAHAGRDDDVRSDIGRSIRTLGVFIVISTFALAAAAVPASRIFTNTANEAVQAAWVLLAFLVGLIPLAVLFVIQRTFYAYNDTRTPFFFTLLQCAIVVATALGARTLVDAGVIGLEYLAALVAIGQSFASIVQVVLATWLLERRLGGLRTGAWMLSLGRFVLAAIPAAAAGWLVFVWCGGAEGWTASSQILGAAGAAVIGTVVIAVYVGILALFRAPELAVATGLVRRFLPGRR; encoded by the coding sequence GTGAGCGGGATCGGGCGCGCGAGCGCCCTCATCGGCGCCGGCACGATCGTCTCGCGCCTCACCGGGTTCCTTCGAGGGATCGTCCTCGTTGCGGTCGTGGGTTCGGTGGGCAGCCGCGCCGGCGATGCGTTCGGAACGGCCAACCAGCTGCCGAACAACATCTACGCGATCATCTCGACGGGCCTGCTCACCGCCGTCATCGTTCCCCAGATCGTGCGGGCCGCATCGCACGAAGACAGAGGTCGTTCCTTCATCTCGAAGGTGTTCACGCTCGGCACGGTCGTGCTGCTCGCCGCCACCGCGCTGGCGACCCTCGCTGCGCCCTGGCTCGTGCAGCTGTACGCTCCTGGCTACACGACAGAGCAACTTGCACTCACCACGACCTTCGCGTACTGGTGCCTGCCTCAGATCCTGTTCTACGGCTTCTACGCCTTGGTCGGCGAAGCCCTGAACGCACGCCGCATCTATGGCCCGTTCACGTGGGCGCCGATCGTCAACAACGTGGTATCGATCGGCGGGTTCCTCGCCTTCCTCGCCCTCTTCGGCGGTCCGATCACGACTGCGGCTGACTGGACGCCGGCCATGATCGCGATCCTCGCCGGCACCGCGACATTCGGAATCGTGGTGCAGGCGGTCATGCTGCTTTTCTTCTGGCGACGCACCGGCCTCCACGTGCGACCAGACTTCCGGTGGCGCGGCGTCGGCCTCGGCCAGATCGGGCGCCTTGCAGGCTGGACATTCTTGATGGTCGTCGCGGGTCAGCTCGCGGGACTGCTCCAGTCGCGTGTGCTGTCTGACGCCTCGGGTGCCGGACCTGCCGCGGCCGCGTCAGGTTACGCCTGGCTGCTCTTCATGCTGCCCTATTCGATCATCGTCCTGTCGATCGGAACGCCCTATTTCACCCAGTTGAGCGAGCACGCGCACGCCGGACGCGACGATGACGTTCGCTCCGACATCGGGCGCAGCATCCGCACGCTCGGTGTGTTCATCGTGATCTCGACGTTCGCACTGGCCGCCGCGGCCGTGCCGGCTTCCCGCATATTCACGAACACCGCGAACGAGGCCGTGCAGGCGGCGTGGGTGCTGCTCGCATTCTTGGTCGGTCTGATCCCGCTGGCGGTTCTGTTCGTGATCCAGCGCACCTTCTACGCCTACAACGACACGCGCACTCCGTTCTTCTTCACGCTGCTTCAGTGCGCCATCGTCGTCGCCACGGCACTCGGTGCCCGCACACTCGTGGACGCCGGGGTCATCGGACTGGAGTACCTGGCTGCACTTGTCGCGATCGGCCAGTCGTTCGCCAGCATCGTGCAGGTCGTCCTTGCGACGTGGCTCCTCGAACGCCGCCTCGGAGGTCTGCGCACGGGCGCCTGGATGCTGTCGCTCGGCCGCTTCGTCCTCGCAGCAATTCCCGCGGCGGCCGCTGGCTGGCTCGTCTTCGTGTGGTGCGGTGGCGCCGAAGGCTGGACGGCCTCCAGTCAGATCCTCGGTGCGGCCGGTGCAGCTGTCATCGGCACGGTCGTCATCGCCGTGTACGTCGGCATCCTCGCCCTTTTCCGCGCGCCCGAGCTTGCGGTGGCCACCGGCCTGGTGCGCCGCTTCCTGCCCGGTCGCCGCTGA
- a CDS encoding YciI family protein has protein sequence MRYMLIMQVGSEAAAAFDPETFDMAEAYAAMGRYNEELQKAGVFLSAEGLSDASEGFRVDFDSVPPAVTDGPFAEAREVFTGYWILEVASREEAEHWARKCPLGPGTALEVRRVNELSDFDQNDEWIAKEKEWRAANS, from the coding sequence ATGCGTTACATGCTCATCATGCAGGTCGGCTCCGAGGCTGCTGCGGCTTTCGACCCCGAGACCTTCGACATGGCGGAGGCGTACGCCGCGATGGGTCGCTACAACGAGGAACTGCAGAAGGCCGGCGTGTTCCTCAGCGCCGAGGGCCTGTCGGATGCGTCCGAAGGATTCCGCGTCGATTTCGACTCGGTCCCGCCCGCCGTGACCGACGGACCGTTCGCCGAGGCGCGCGAGGTCTTCACCGGCTACTGGATCCTCGAGGTCGCATCGCGGGAGGAAGCCGAGCACTGGGCGCGCAAGTGCCCGCTCGGCCCCGGCACCGCACTCGAGGTGCGTCGCGTCAACGAGCTCAGCGACTTCGATCAGAACGACGAGTGGATCGCCAAGGAGAAGGAGTGGCGCGCCGCCAACTCGTGA